The window GGGAACCCCTGCTCACCATCGCGGACGCGGCGGGTGGCGCGTGGCCGGAGCGGGCGCGCGCCGCGTGCATCGAGCTGGTGAACGCGGCCAAGACCAGCGACAAGGGCAGCATCGGCATCCGCCTGTTGACCGACCTGCGCGACTACGTGTTCAACGGCATCGACCGCCTGCCCACCGTCGCCATCCTCGACCGGCTGCACAGCCTCGAAGAGGCACCGTGGGCGGACATGAGCGGCAAGCCCCTCGATGCCCGCGGGCTGTCGCGGATGCTGCGCGAATACATGACCGCGGACAACACCCCCATCGCGGCCCGCAACATCAAGGCCGGCGGCAGCGTCATGAAGGGCTACTACGCGAGCGATCTGCACGACGCGTGGCAGCGGTACTGCCCTCCACCCCCTGAGAGTGCGCTACTTCCGCTACCTCCGCTACCGGGCAGGTCAGAGCCCTGAAATCGGTAGCGGATGTGCGTTGTGCATCCGCTACCGCGACGCCCCATCCGCTACCCGCCCCGCGGCCACGAACCCGGGCAGGTAGCGGCTCCATCCGCTACCGCTACCTCTATCCGCTACCTGGATCATGTCCCTGACCAGGGCGGTAGCGGAGGTAGCGGAAGTAGCGGACCTGAGAGGAAGAGGAGCCATGAACTCGGGTGAGACGAACTCCGCCCTTCCCAAGTCCTACTCGGCCGCGGAGGTAGCCGAGGCGCTCGACTGCTCGGAGTGGTGGGTGAAGGAGCAGGCACGGCGCCGCCGTATCCCATTTCTCCGGAGCGGGAGTGGCTACCGCTTTACACGGAGCCACGTAGAGGAGATCTTCCAGATCCTTGAGGAACGCCCCAACCCGGTGAATATGCCGGGAATCAGCGCCACTTCGACCCGTCGGCGTACGTTCGTCCCCTTCGACGTACCCGCGGTACAGCTCAAGGCGCGGCGTCCGCGGCGCGCTCGGAATGCCATCTGACAGCAGAAAAACCATGGCGGGCGGGAGTCAAACACCGGCTCTCGCCCGCCTCTTTGTGATGCGAGGAAGCATGGGGTTCGTCGAGAACCGCGACACGTACTGGCGTGGCCGCTACAAGATCTCGAAGGGCAAGTACGGCACAGTCTCGGACGAGAACGGCAACGCCATCCGTTTCCGCACCAAGCGTGAAGCCAAGAAGGCTGCTGACGCCGAAGAGGCCAAGGTGCGAGCCGGTACATGGAAGGATCCGGCGGCCGGACAGATCACCTTCGGCGAGTACGCCTCACGGTGGTATGCGGCGCAAGATCTAGCGGCATCCACGATGCAGAACTATCGCCACCACCTCGAAGAACACCTACTCCCGGAGTTCGAGGACCGTCCACTTGCGTCCATCCAACGCGCGGACGTCGAGGGGTGGGAGAAGAAAGAGAAGGCGCTGTACGCCGCTTCGAGCGTGAAGACCTGGCGCGGCACGCTTCACCTCGTTCTGGAAGACGCGGTGGACGAGGAACTTATCAGTTCCAACCCCGCCACGAAGCGTCGTGGCAGGGGTAAGCGCGCCGGACGCTCGCGTGACCGCGGGCCGGAGAAAGTCGTCACGGATCCGCTCGGCATCCTGCTGTGTGCCGAGCGGGCCTCGCTCCTCTCCGGGCGCGATGACGAGTTCGTAGCCCTGGTTACCAAGGGCTACACGGGCATGCGGTGGGGTGAAATCGTGGGCCTGGAGACGGAGTTCATCCGCCCCTCAGGCGTGCGCGTGGAATGGCAGCTTCACGAACTCGACTCCGGAGAGTTCGAGCGCTGCCCTCCCAAGGACGACAGCTATCGCACCATCGATGCTCCCACGTGGCTCACTCGACTGTGGACAGCGCATATAGCCCGTACGCAGCCGAAGCCCTGCACCTGCCATGGCAAGACGTACATGTTCCGAGGGCAGGGCGTGTCCCGCACCGGGGAGACCGGCGCGAAGGTGGTGGACGTGGCCAGACGCGCCGGTGTCTCCACCGGCACCGTGTCCAACGTCCTCAACCGACCGGACGTCGTAGCCGCAGCCACCCAAGCGCGGGTGCGGGAGGCCATTGAAGCTCTGGGGTTCACCCGCGGCGGGGGTGCCGTCGACCAGGCGGAGCACTGGCGCCGGAATGGGTTCGCCACGTGGCTCTTCACGCCGGCCGCTTCCGGCTGGTACCCGAAGAAGGCACCACAGGAAGCGCGGCCCGTGCCGGTGCTGGCTCATCCCTGGCCCGGTGTGCCGGCCCGGGGGAGGGGGGCTCAAGCACGGGCGGAGGCCTGCTGGGTGCCGACCGCGAAAGGGCTCACACCCCACGGGTTGCGGCACACACACAAGACGCGCATGGAAGGGTTCCGTACCCCACCGAAGCTCATGGATGAGCGAATGGGACACATCGACGGATCCGTGCAAGCGCGCTACTCCCACATCACCCGAGAGATGCGCGAGGAGCTGCTGAGGCACCTCACCGTCGAGTGGGAGGCGTCGCTTGATGCCCGGTTGGCCATGTGCCCTGCGTCACCGGTCGCCCTACTCAGTGACCTCTTACAGGAGCGTCTGAAAGCGTCACGGTAGGTCCGTGGTACGAAAAGCGCTCAAGGGCTCGATCCGTTCTGTGGAGCGGGCCCTTCCTGATGTCAATCTTTTCCAGTGAAACGCCAACCTGAGTCTCCCTTAAGCTCGATCCGGTCGAGCGTAGTTTACAAGCGTAAGGACAAGATGAATCGATTCTCGGTACCAGAAGTCAGAGTGGGAGCCCTCCGGTCGCGTAAACCTTCCCTTTCGGTATCGCCATCCTGCATCGACGTTCACGACGTCAGAAGACAGCTCATGCTTCTCGTAGGTTTCATCTGATGGGCGCAGCGACGTGGTTCTGATGCGGTTGCGAGGCTGCGTCGCTCCCTGGCAGCCGATGGCACAAGCGCCAGATTCCGTGAACCGATGCCAAGAACAATTTGCCCTGTCAGCTCGTGAGAATGTAAGGCATACCGGGCCTTGTAGCGGCCCGTTTTCTAGGAGGGCATTGAATTTATCGGCAAATACAGTCCGTCGCGCGGCCATCTGGAAAACGATCAAGTTGTCGATCGTGTACTCGAAGCGCTCATTCAATGGAAGCAATGGAAGGGTTGGAGGTTGTGGAGCCGGGGCCGCTGCGATTGCCTCGGCAAGGAAGCGTCCTCCGAATGAGTGGCCGATGCAGTGCAAATACTGACCGCCCGCGGCCATGAGGGTGTCCGGCCCCATCTTCGGCCGTTCCCGTTCTTCATCCAGGTACCCCAACAGGTGTGACAATGTAAACTCAGCATAGCCGTGAGTGGTCATCCGATGGGCTCGGTCCCGTATTCGAAAGTAACCTCGAGGGGAGGGGGCGCTCCTCGATGGCCAGCGTACGGCTATGAACATGGCTCGGAAGTCATGGAGATGCGGATACATCTCAAACTGTTCGTTGTAAATAGTTTCGATTGAGGAAAATAGGCGGGCGGCTGTTTTGTAGGCGCTCCTCTGGGTGTGCTGCCAGCCGTGCACCCAGACGAAAATGTCGGTCACGTTATTTGGAACGATAAGTTGTCCTCTGAGGAAGTCGCTTACCTCGTCTTCGGGTACTTGCCTCTGGGAATCCGGAAAGACGAAGTGCCCAGCCCCGTCGAGATCCAGGACTGTGAAGCGGTCGAAGCCTTCACCAGATGGCAAGCGATCGTCCATTAGCCTGTCCTGTCGCTCAAAACCAAGCGGGTGTCCAATCCGCGGTAAAGTGAAAAAATGAGTCCAAGCGGATTTTGGCAGTCTTCTGCAAAAGACCGGGTGAGGTCGCGTACTAGGTCACCGATCCGTGTGCCTGGAATCAGGAATTGTTCAAAGAACCGCTTAGTGTATTCGCAAGCGAAAGGGATTGGTAGATCCACTTGTGGTCCGATGAGACAGTTTGCGCCCTTCTCCAGCAAGACCACACTGAACGAGCGGTAGAACGTCGAACTCAGCTGGCCGCCCTGGCAGGCATCAATGAAGATGACGGTATTGGGGAGGGTGCGATCGGCCAACCAGGACTCAAAGTCACCGGTATAAATCGGAGCACCGTCGCTCAGCTCGATAGAGGGCTCACCCAAGTGGGGTCCTGTTGGAGTGCCACTTACCTTTGCGTGACAACAGAAGCACATGAGCTGGTCATTGAATCGTGGCTCACTCAGATCTGTAGCCAACTTTGGTCGCCTGTAGCGACGGGTGATTTGAGAACTAGCCGCAGCGAGCTGTCGTTCGACTGAAGTCACCAATTTCTGTTCCGGCTGTCGGCCCGTGTCGATCCTGGTATCGGCGTTCAGTCCAACATTCAGTTCCCCGTTTACTCTAATTTCCGATTCTTCGGTGTTCTCGCGAAACTGGTGCTCGATCCAGTGACGATAGCCAAGGAACTCTCTCATTGACCATGTAAATTCCTCGCTCTCCACATTCACGTTGGGGTCGAGGGGTAGGTAGAGCATCGGCCATGGGACAAAGAGGTCATTGGACTGAAAGGTGAGAACGCACGGCCCTTTGCGATGTGCAGCCTCGAGCAGTTCACGAATTTTTCGCAAACCTGTGTCATTGCGACTGAAGACCAAGTCGAATAGTATGTAGCCTCGGGAGCTCAGCCGTCTTCCCATCGTTTTCATTAGTTCGCGGTCGTCGTCCGAGCGCAGATCAAATTTATCACTGAAGGGGTAACTGGGCTTTTTTGGGTGCCCTTCTCTGAATTCTATGAGCTTGAGCCAGGTGTCGCGGACTGTGTGAATATATCCTGACATCTGGCTTTCCGTCTTCTTCAGCGTTCCGTTGATTGACCCACGCGGGGCAAATATCTCGCCAAATGCGGTTACATCATAATTGTGGTCTCTATCGTTCCATCTGAAGATCAATGACCCCGAAGGTGCGCCTCCGCGGTCGGCAGGCTCGGGAGCCCTTGTGAACCCGCTGCCATCATTGTCCTGAGTTTTCCTCAGCGGCAAAGGTCTCACATTCATGACTCTGTAGCTTCGATATTGAGACTGGCTTCCAGTTCCTGAAGGAGGGTGCCCTCGCGGTAAAGATGGATTTGGACACGCATGATCAGGACGCCTTGTTCGCGCGGAGTGATCGAGAATTCCACAGGGCGAGTTCCTCCGAAACGAGGCAAACGAAGTTGATGCCCGAGCGGCTCCACTTCTGCATTCTCGGCGAAGAGTAGGGTGTACAGGTCCAGGTGGTCCCGGCCGGGCCAATGAGGCTCAACTTGCCTAACTCTACGAAGGCCGTCCTTATGTGGCGGACGAATCTGCAACATTACGCGAAATGTTTCGTCTTTTCTTAGGATGGCGGGGGCATCGATGAGCCAGCTATTTACCACTCGCGGAGGAGCCGATACGGCGTATTTGGCAGACGCGGCTGAGCCGGACACAAATGATTCGTAGGCCTCTTGGGTGAAGACCACGTCGTCTGAGACGAGGACGTCGTAGGTGTTCAGCTGGCCCGGCTCCAAGATGTGAACCTGGGGCAGGTTGCGGGCGGACAGCCATGCGGCCTCGTCGGCGCGCTCGGCAACCAGGAGCAGGTTCTTGCGCTCGCTGATCTTGCCGAACAGGCTCTTGGCAGCCTTCGTGGAGGGGTTTTCGCCCTCGACCACGGCGGTGACGACGTGGATGCGGTTGTGACGAGCCCGGTCGGTAAGGGCGTGACGCAGAGCGGCAGCCTTCATCTTCTTGGGGGTGCGCTGCGAGTAGTTGCGCGGCACGGGACCGTGGACGACGCCACCGCCGGCGAAGTGCGGCGCGCGGGTCGAACCCTGACGGGCGCGGCCGGTGCCCTTCTGGCGGTAAGGCTTCTTGCCACCACCACGGACTTCACCGCGTGTCTTGGTCTTGTGGGTGCCCTGACGGGCAGCGGCCAGCTGCGCGACGACGACCTGGTGGATCAGCGGGACGCTGACATTCTCAAGGCCGAAGATCTCCGCGGGGAGCTCGACGGTGCCGGCCTTATCGCCCGATGGGGACAGGATGTCGACGATGCTCACCGTTCCGCCTATCCGTGCTCGGGTATCGGTCCCATGCCGCGCTCTTGCGATCGCGTGATTAGGACAGAACTATCGGCAGGGGCCTGCCTCTTGTGCATGTCCTCGTGCTTGAAGCAGGCGGCTTCTCTTCCATCGCACTCTGCAAGCCTGATGATCGCAATCTGGCAGTACGGAGCTGGCGGCTTATGGAGTTGCTCAGCGAAGTAGCCACCGACCAGACCAGACTCGCCGCGTGGCGCTTCACGCCAGCTGCCTCTGGCTGGTACCTGAAGGCCGGACTGTAGCCCCCCGCCTTGGGCGGGTGTGCCGGCACGTGGTCTGTCCACGTCGTCAGCGCCGTGCTCACCGACTCTTTTCCGGTCCGCCTCAGAGTTCCTCAGGACGTGCGTCTGGGGAGCAGGATTCCAAGATCTTCTCCCAGATTTCTCCCAGCGGACCCTGGAAACCACTCAGGGGCCTGATCCGCTCTCGCGGATCAGGCCCCTGACCTGGTACTTCACTGTCGGGGTGGCGGGATTTGAACCCACGACCTCTTCGTCCCGAACGAAGCGCGCTGCCAAGCTGCGCTACACCCCGATGTCCCCGCTCGTCGCGGTGACGTCGTTTACTTTAGCCCACCGGTGGCTGGAGACGAAATCCGGTTTTCGCGCGGTGGTGGGCCCGGTGGCGGACCGGGTTGGGGCGGGTGTGGTCCAGGGCGACCAGGAGGACGGCCAGGGCGTAGATGGCGAGGCCCAACAGCAGGGCGTTGCCCAGGACGCCCTTGTAGCCGTGCAGGTCTACGTCCAGGAAGGGGTAGAGGTAGCGGGCCGGGGTGCCGGCCGGCAGGAGTTCGGCTCGTGCCAGGGAGAACGCCAGGTAGGCCACGGGGTACAGCAGCCACGCCGCCGCCTGGCGTATGTGCAGGCTGCCGGGTGCCGTCAGCAGCAGCCAGTCCAGGGCCGCCGCGATCGGGGTGATCGTGTGCAGGACGAGATTCGTGACCGCGTGCCAGCCCGTCGGCGGTGCCGTCTCTCCCGTCATCGAGAACGGGCTCGACGCGTTCGCCAGGAGCAGGTGGTACACCAAGCCGGTCGTCGCCACGTAGAGCAGGGTCGCGCCGGTCAGACCCGAGGGGAGGGGGCGGCGGGCCGTCCATGCTCGGCGTGCCGCCAGGAGCATGACCAGCGCCAGCAGGATGTTGCTCTGGATCGTGAAGTAGCTGAGCAATCGCAGGGGGCTGCTGAGGACGAGGTCGATCGTCACCGCCCCGGCCGCCGCCAGGGCGACCAGCAGGCGGAACGCGGCGGCCAGGCGGCGGCGTACGGGCGCCACCACGGCCGTGGCGGGGACGGACGAGGGCAGCAGCGCGGGCATGCCCGGCACGGCGGGCAGATCCGGGATGTCCCTGGGTATGGGGGCGGTCATGCCCCTCACGCTAAGCAGAGGGGACAAAACGGGCTATACGGGTGGACCGTGCGGGTTACGTCCCTACCGCGCCGCCACCCACGTCACCGTGGCGCCTCCACCAACGTCAGCAACGTAACCTCCGGCGGACACGCAAACCGAAACGGCGTGTACCGGTTCGCCCCGCACCCCGCCGACACATGCAGATACGCCGTACGCCCGCCCGCCGTATGCGTCGACAGCCCCTTCACCCGCTCCGTGTCCAGGTCGCAGTTGGTGACCAGCGCGCCGTAGAAGGGGATGCACAGCTGGCCGCCGTGCGTGTGGCCGGCCAGGATCAGGGGGTAGTCGTCCGCCGTGAAGTCGTCCAGGACGCGGAGATACGGCGCGTGCACCACGCCCATCGAGAAGTCCGCCGTACCCGACGGACCGCCCGCGACCTCGGCGTACCGGTCCCGCCTGATGTGCGGGTCGTCCAGGCCCGTCAGCTCCACCGACACGCCGTCGACCTTCAGAATGCCGCGCGTGTTGGTCAGATTCAGCCAGCCCGCCGTGTCGAAGCCGTCCCGCAGGTTCTCCCACGGGTTGTGGATCGCGCCGACGGCCGGCGCGTTGCCGTTCAGACCGTGCCGGCCCTGGGCCTTCTCCAGCAGATAGCGGGCGGGGTTGCGCAGCTTGGGGCCGTAGTAGTCGTTCGAACCGAAGACGTACGCCCCCGGGAACTCCATCAGCGGGCCCAGCGCGTCCAGGACCTCGGGCACGCCCTCGGTGTCCGAGAGGTTGTCGCCCGTGTTGATCACGAAGTCGGGGCGCAGGCCCGCCAGCGAGCGCAGCCAGCGCTGTTTCTTGCGCTGCCCGCTCACCATGTGGATGTCGGAGACCTGGAGCACGCGCAGCGGACGCATCCCGGCCGGCAGCACCGGGACCGTCACCCGGCGCAGCCGGAAGGAGCGGGCCTCGAATCCCGCCGAATACAACACACCGGCGGCACCAGCCGCCGCGATCCCCAGAGGTACTCCGTATCGCGCGCGCATACCTCCATCGTGTCAGACCGCGCCCAACTCCCGTGCCCGGCCGCCCCTCCCAAGCGCCCCATGAGGAAATCAACCGTGCTCAACTCCCGTGCCGGGCCGTCCTTCAAGGGCCCTATGAGGACTCAAGCCCGCCCAACTCCCGTCTCCCCGGCCGCCCCCCAAGCGCCCCACGACGAAATCAACGGGCGTTCTGTCCCCGGTACCTGCGACAATCGACCCCATGACCACGCTCAAGTCGAAGCTGCAGGATGACCTCAACGCCGCGATCAAGGGGCGCGACGAGCTCCGCTCCTCGACGCTCCGGCTGACGCTCGCCGCGATCACCAAGGAGGAGGTCGCGGGCAAGCAGAAG of the Streptomyces sp. NBC_00287 genome contains:
- a CDS encoding helix-turn-helix domain-containing protein; amino-acid sequence: MNSGETNSALPKSYSAAEVAEALDCSEWWVKEQARRRRIPFLRSGSGYRFTRSHVEEIFQILEERPNPVNMPGISATSTRRRTFVPFDVPAVQLKARRPRRARNAI
- a CDS encoding LacI family DNA-binding transcriptional regulator yields the protein MGFVENRDTYWRGRYKISKGKYGTVSDENGNAIRFRTKREAKKAADAEEAKVRAGTWKDPAAGQITFGEYASRWYAAQDLAASTMQNYRHHLEEHLLPEFEDRPLASIQRADVEGWEKKEKALYAASSVKTWRGTLHLVLEDAVDEELISSNPATKRRGRGKRAGRSRDRGPEKVVTDPLGILLCAERASLLSGRDDEFVALVTKGYTGMRWGEIVGLETEFIRPSGVRVEWQLHELDSGEFERCPPKDDSYRTIDAPTWLTRLWTAHIARTQPKPCTCHGKTYMFRGQGVSRTGETGAKVVDVARRAGVSTGTVSNVLNRPDVVAAATQARVREAIEALGFTRGGGAVDQAEHWRRNGFATWLFTPAASGWYPKKAPQEARPVPVLAHPWPGVPARGRGAQARAEACWVPTAKGLTPHGLRHTHKTRMEGFRTPPKLMDERMGHIDGSVQARYSHITREMREELLRHLTVEWEASLDARLAMCPASPVALLSDLLQERLKASR
- a CDS encoding Pr6Pr family membrane protein, translated to MTAPIPRDIPDLPAVPGMPALLPSSVPATAVVAPVRRRLAAAFRLLVALAAAGAVTIDLVLSSPLRLLSYFTIQSNILLALVMLLAARRAWTARRPLPSGLTGATLLYVATTGLVYHLLLANASSPFSMTGETAPPTGWHAVTNLVLHTITPIAAALDWLLLTAPGSLHIRQAAAWLLYPVAYLAFSLARAELLPAGTPARYLYPFLDVDLHGYKGVLGNALLLGLAIYALAVLLVALDHTRPNPVRHRAHHRAKTGFRLQPPVG
- a CDS encoding metallophosphoesterase — translated: MRARYGVPLGIAAAGAAGVLYSAGFEARSFRLRRVTVPVLPAGMRPLRVLQVSDIHMVSGQRKKQRWLRSLAGLRPDFVINTGDNLSDTEGVPEVLDALGPLMEFPGAYVFGSNDYYGPKLRNPARYLLEKAQGRHGLNGNAPAVGAIHNPWENLRDGFDTAGWLNLTNTRGILKVDGVSVELTGLDDPHIRRDRYAEVAGGPSGTADFSMGVVHAPYLRVLDDFTADDYPLILAGHTHGGQLCIPFYGALVTNCDLDTERVKGLSTHTAGGRTAYLHVSAGCGANRYTPFRFACPPEVTLLTLVEAPR